The following proteins are encoded in a genomic region of Streptomyces lunaelactis:
- a CDS encoding copper homeostasis protein CutC: MSNRAVLEVIALDAKDAIAARSGGADRLELVTDMAADGLTPSRETFARIRAAVDIPLRVMLRLTDGFAAGDARAVDALVRAARELRAEGAEEFVLGFLDEAGNADLVAVERVVAELEGCRWTFHRAIDRAADRDALRKQLADLPGLDTYLTAGSASGVDAGLPTLLAEAARRGEPGYEPQILVGGGLRLDHVAVLRAAGVDAFHIGGAARPDGWGERVGAAAVGEWRAALDG; this comes from the coding sequence ATGAGCAACCGTGCAGTCCTGGAGGTGATCGCTCTCGATGCCAAGGACGCGATCGCGGCCCGGTCAGGAGGGGCCGACCGGCTCGAGCTGGTCACCGACATGGCGGCGGACGGGCTGACTCCGAGCCGGGAGACGTTCGCCCGGATCCGCGCGGCCGTCGACATCCCGCTGCGCGTGATGCTGCGCCTCACCGACGGCTTCGCGGCGGGCGACGCGCGCGCGGTGGACGCGCTGGTGCGGGCCGCGCGGGAGCTGCGCGCGGAGGGCGCGGAGGAGTTCGTCCTCGGCTTCCTGGACGAGGCGGGCAACGCGGATCTGGTCGCGGTGGAGCGGGTGGTGGCGGAGCTGGAGGGCTGCCGGTGGACGTTCCACCGCGCGATCGACCGGGCGGCGGACCGGGATGCGCTGCGCAAGCAACTGGCGGACCTGCCGGGCCTGGACACGTACCTGACGGCGGGTTCGGCTTCGGGGGTGGACGCGGGTCTCCCCACGCTCCTGGCGGAGGCGGCGCGACGGGGAGAGCCGGGCTACGAACCCCAGATCCTGGTGGGCGGCGGCTTGCGCCTGGACCATGTGGCGGTGCTGCGGGCGGCGGGCGTGGACGCGTTCCACATCGGTGGCGCGGCGAGGCCGGACGGGTGGGGAGAGCGGGTGGGCGCGGCAGCGGTGGGGGAGTGGCGCGCGGCGCTCGACGGGTAG
- a CDS encoding DUF6479 family protein: MNALLIAQNGSVSELASAATAAPIILGVLLVGLLAGAMWWDGKRRSQETPPLPEEQPKSPDRREHIEEVRDEDEDDFPHDGRLLPYNMKTHSSHSTGKGPEERPKHGKNAGGGAFGSGGLGG, from the coding sequence ATGAACGCTTTGCTGATCGCCCAGAACGGCTCGGTCTCCGAGCTGGCGTCGGCTGCGACAGCCGCTCCGATCATTCTCGGAGTTCTCCTCGTCGGCCTCCTGGCGGGCGCGATGTGGTGGGACGGGAAGCGCCGGTCGCAGGAGACCCCGCCGCTCCCTGAGGAACAGCCGAAGTCGCCCGACCGCCGCGAGCACATCGAGGAGGTCCGCGACGAGGACGAGGACGACTTCCCTCATGACGGTCGGCTCCTCCCGTACAACATGAAGACCCACAGCAGTCACAGCACGGGGAAGGGGCCCGAGGAGAGGCCCAAGCACGGCAAGAACGCAGGCGGGGGCGCGTTCGGCAGTGGCGGTCTGGGCGGCTGA
- a CDS encoding HD domain-containing protein — MSDPHVDLRHRWTRALRSARDGASTPDPLPYAENLLARWAEPQRRYHTTAHLTAVLDHIDTLAEYADDPDLVRLAAWFHDAVYFPDRSENEERSARLAERALAEAGLPPARTAEVARLVRLTVTHAAEEPDANGAVLCDADLAILAAGPEPYAAYTAAVREEYGFVPDDAFSEGRAAVLRQLLELPRLFRTPYGEREWESRARHNLTTELRLLTA; from the coding sequence ATGAGCGACCCGCACGTGGACCTCCGTCACCGCTGGACACGGGCCCTGCGCAGCGCCCGCGACGGAGCGAGCACCCCGGACCCCCTGCCGTACGCCGAGAATCTGCTCGCCCGCTGGGCGGAGCCGCAGCGGCGCTATCACACCACCGCGCACCTGACCGCGGTCCTCGACCACATCGACACCCTCGCCGAGTACGCCGACGACCCCGACCTGGTCCGCCTCGCCGCCTGGTTCCACGACGCGGTCTACTTCCCCGACCGTTCGGAGAACGAGGAACGCTCCGCCCGCCTCGCCGAACGCGCACTCGCCGAGGCCGGGCTGCCCCCCGCCCGCACCGCCGAGGTCGCCCGCCTGGTGCGTCTGACGGTCACTCATGCCGCCGAGGAGCCGGACGCCAACGGCGCGGTCCTGTGCGACGCGGACCTGGCGATCCTGGCGGCGGGCCCGGAGCCGTACGCCGCCTACACCGCCGCCGTACGCGAGGAGTACGGGTTCGTCCCGGACGACGCCTTCAGCGAGGGCCGCGCGGCGGTGCTGCGCCAACTGCTGGAGCTGCCGCGGCTGTTCCGCACGCCGTACGGGGAGCGGGAGTGGGAGTCCCGGGCCCGCCACAACCTGACCACGGAACTGCGGCTGCTGACAGCCTGA
- a CDS encoding DUF4031 domain-containing protein — translation MSLYIDPPTWPGHGRLWSHLVSDVSYEELHGFAAAIGCPPRAFERDHYDVPSHRYADAVAAGAVEIGSKELVRRLTEAGLRRPKGRPA, via the coding sequence GTGAGCCTCTACATCGACCCGCCGACCTGGCCGGGCCATGGCCGGCTGTGGTCGCACCTGGTCAGCGACGTCTCGTACGAGGAACTGCACGGTTTCGCGGCGGCGATCGGCTGCCCGCCGCGGGCCTTCGAGCGGGACCACTACGACGTCCCGTCACACAGGTACGCGGACGCGGTGGCGGCCGGCGCGGTGGAGATCGGCTCCAAGGAGCTCGTACGACGGCTCACGGAGGCGGGTCTGCGCCGGCCCAAGGGACGCCCGGCGTAG
- a CDS encoding MurR/RpiR family transcriptional regulator codes for MTNPVKEIFSGDAPPAPAALAAKVRTLAPSMTRSMQRVAEAVADDPAGCAALTVTGLAELTGTSEATVVRTARLLGYPGYRDLRLALAGLAAHQQSGRAPAVTADIAVDDPIADVVAKLAYDEQQTLADTAAGLDTVQLGAAVAAAATARRIDIYGVGASSLVGMDLAQKLLRIGLIAHAHTDPHLAVTNAVQLRSGDVAIAITHSGSTGDVIEPLRVAFDRGATTVAITGRPDGPVSQYADHVLTTSTARESELRPAAMSSRTSQLLVVDCLFIGVAQRTYETAAPALAASYEALAHRHSPRTRTR; via the coding sequence GTGACCAATCCAGTGAAGGAAATTTTCAGCGGCGACGCTCCGCCCGCCCCCGCCGCCCTCGCGGCCAAGGTGCGGACCCTCGCGCCGTCCATGACCCGCTCCATGCAGCGGGTCGCCGAAGCCGTCGCCGACGACCCGGCCGGCTGCGCGGCCCTCACGGTCACCGGCCTCGCCGAGCTCACCGGCACCAGCGAAGCCACCGTGGTCCGCACCGCCCGGCTCCTGGGCTACCCCGGCTACCGCGATCTGCGCCTCGCCCTCGCCGGGCTCGCCGCCCACCAGCAGTCGGGCCGGGCCCCCGCCGTCACCGCCGACATCGCCGTCGACGACCCCATCGCCGACGTCGTCGCCAAGCTCGCCTACGACGAGCAGCAGACACTCGCCGACACGGCCGCGGGGCTCGACACCGTCCAGTTGGGCGCGGCCGTGGCCGCCGCGGCGACCGCCCGCCGAATCGACATCTACGGTGTCGGCGCGTCCTCCCTCGTCGGCATGGACCTTGCCCAGAAACTGCTGCGCATAGGCCTCATCGCGCACGCCCACACCGACCCGCACCTCGCCGTGACCAACGCCGTACAGCTCCGCTCCGGCGATGTGGCCATCGCGATCACCCACTCCGGATCGACCGGCGACGTCATCGAGCCGCTGCGCGTCGCCTTCGACCGCGGCGCGACGACGGTCGCGATCACCGGCCGCCCGGACGGGCCGGTATCCCAGTACGCCGACCATGTGCTGACCACGTCCACCGCCCGGGAGAGCGAGCTGCGGCCGGCCGCGATGTCGTCCCGTACCAGCCAGCTCCTGGTCGTGGACTGCCTGTTCATAGGCGTGGCGCAGCGTACGTACGAGACGGCGGCTCCTGCCCTGGCCGCTTCGTACGAGGCACTCGCGCACCGCCACAGCCCCCGCACCCGCACCCGCTAG
- the murQ gene encoding N-acetylmuramic acid 6-phosphate etherase, translating into MTSTQDYSELRAELATLTTEAFRPELADIDRLPTVEIAQIMNGEDETVPAAVAAQLPRIAAAIDATAERMSGGGRLIYAGAGTAGRLGVLDASECPPTFNTDPAEVVGLIAGGPSAMVKSIEGAEDSKELAAADLDALKLTADDTVVGISASGRTPYAIGAVEHARACGALTIGLSCNAGSPLGAAAEHGIEVVAGPELLTGSTRLKAGTAQKLVLNMISTITMIRLGKTYGNLMVDVRASNEKLRARSRRIVALATGAPNEEIEAALAATDGEVKPAILTILGGVDAETATRLLGETGGHLRAALSASRP; encoded by the coding sequence ATGACCTCCACCCAGGACTACTCCGAGCTGCGCGCTGAGCTGGCCACGCTCACCACCGAGGCGTTCCGGCCCGAGCTCGCCGACATCGACCGGCTGCCCACCGTCGAGATCGCCCAGATCATGAACGGCGAGGACGAGACCGTCCCCGCCGCCGTCGCCGCGCAGCTGCCCCGCATCGCCGCCGCGATCGACGCCACCGCCGAGCGGATGTCCGGCGGCGGCCGGCTGATCTACGCGGGCGCGGGCACGGCGGGACGCCTCGGCGTCCTGGACGCGAGCGAGTGCCCGCCCACCTTCAACACCGACCCCGCCGAGGTCGTGGGCCTGATCGCGGGCGGCCCGTCCGCGATGGTCAAGTCGATCGAGGGCGCGGAGGACAGCAAGGAGCTGGCCGCCGCCGACCTGGACGCGCTGAAGCTGACGGCGGACGACACGGTGGTCGGGATCTCCGCGTCGGGCCGCACCCCGTACGCGATCGGCGCGGTCGAGCACGCGCGCGCCTGCGGAGCGCTGACCATCGGGCTGTCCTGCAACGCGGGCAGCCCGCTCGGAGCGGCCGCGGAGCATGGCATCGAAGTCGTGGCCGGCCCCGAACTGCTCACCGGATCAACCCGGTTGAAGGCCGGTACGGCGCAGAAGCTGGTCCTCAACATGATCTCGACGATCACGATGATCCGCCTCGGCAAGACGTACGGAAACCTGATGGTGGACGTCCGCGCCTCCAACGAGAAGCTGCGCGCCCGCTCGCGCCGGATCGTGGCGCTGGCGACCGGGGCGCCGAACGAGGAGATCGAGGCGGCGCTCGCGGCGACGGACGGCGAGGTGAAGCCGGCGATCCTGACGATTCTGGGGGGCGTGGACGCGGAGACGGCGACGCGGCTCCTGGGGGAGACCGGCGGCCACCTGCGCGCCGCGCTCTCGGCCTCGCGCCCCTAG
- a CDS encoding PTS transporter subunit EIIC, with amino-acid sequence MAPDPRTRATAAAILPLVGGAGNVTSVAHCMTRLRLGLRDLSLVQEEALKALPAVLGVVEDDTYQIVLGPGTVARVTPEFEALVASAPGTAADLAAAPRTAGELADRGAAIKAARKARNSTPFKLFLRRIANIFVPLIPALIGCGIIAGLNGLLTNLGRLPAVVPALAAIAAGFMSLIAVFVGYNTAKEFGGTPILGGAVAAIIVFPGIAKITAFGVHLSPGQGGVLGALGAAVLAVYVEKWCRRWVPESLDVLLTPTLTVLVSGLVTIFGLMFVAGEVSAAIGDFANRLLSGGGAAAGFVLGGLFLPLVMLGLHQALIPIHTTLIEQQSYTVLLPILAMAGAGQVGAAAAVYVRLPHNTSIRATIRSALPAGFLGVGEPLIYGVSLPLGRPFITACIGGAFGGGFVGFFSMLGHQVGSTAIGPSGWALFPLLDGNKGVGETIAVYGGGLLVGYVAGFLATYIFGFTQPMLEELSVSPVPAETAPQEPAKV; translated from the coding sequence ATGGCACCAGACCCCAGGACCCGCGCCACCGCCGCCGCCATCCTCCCCCTCGTCGGCGGCGCCGGAAACGTCACCTCCGTCGCCCACTGCATGACCCGCCTCCGCCTCGGCCTGCGCGACCTCTCCCTCGTACAGGAAGAGGCGCTCAAGGCACTCCCCGCCGTGCTGGGCGTCGTCGAGGACGACACGTACCAGATCGTGCTGGGCCCGGGCACGGTCGCCCGCGTCACCCCGGAGTTCGAGGCGCTGGTGGCGTCGGCGCCCGGGACCGCCGCGGACCTCGCCGCCGCCCCCCGGACCGCCGGGGAACTCGCGGACCGGGGCGCCGCCATCAAGGCGGCCCGGAAGGCCAGGAATTCGACGCCTTTCAAGCTCTTCCTGCGCCGTATCGCGAACATCTTCGTCCCGCTCATCCCGGCCCTCATCGGCTGCGGCATCATCGCCGGTCTCAACGGCCTGCTCACCAACCTCGGCCGGCTTCCCGCCGTGGTCCCCGCCCTCGCCGCGATCGCCGCCGGCTTCATGTCGCTGATCGCGGTCTTCGTCGGCTACAACACCGCGAAGGAGTTCGGCGGTACGCCGATCCTGGGCGGCGCGGTCGCCGCGATCATCGTCTTCCCGGGCATCGCGAAGATCACCGCCTTCGGTGTCCACCTCTCGCCCGGCCAGGGCGGCGTCCTGGGCGCGCTCGGCGCGGCGGTGCTTGCGGTGTACGTGGAGAAGTGGTGCCGCCGCTGGGTGCCGGAGTCCCTGGACGTCCTTCTCACCCCGACCCTCACGGTCCTCGTCTCCGGCCTGGTCACCATCTTCGGCCTGATGTTCGTGGCCGGTGAGGTCTCCGCGGCGATCGGCGACTTCGCGAACCGGCTGCTCTCAGGCGGCGGCGCGGCCGCGGGCTTCGTACTCGGCGGGCTCTTCCTGCCGCTGGTGATGCTGGGCCTGCACCAGGCACTGATCCCGATCCACACCACCCTCATCGAGCAGCAGAGCTACACGGTCCTGCTCCCGATCCTGGCGATGGCGGGCGCGGGCCAGGTCGGCGCGGCGGCGGCGGTCTACGTCCGCCTCCCCCACAACACCTCGATCCGCGCCACCATCAGGTCCGCCCTCCCGGCGGGCTTTCTGGGCGTGGGCGAGCCGCTGATCTACGGCGTCTCGCTCCCGCTGGGCCGCCCGTTCATCACGGCCTGCATCGGCGGCGCGTTCGGCGGCGGCTTCGTGGGCTTCTTCAGCATGCTGGGCCACCAGGTGGGCTCGACGGCGATCGGCCCGTCGGGCTGGGCGCTGTTCCCCCTGCTCGACGGAAACAAGGGCGTGGGCGAGACGATCGCGGTCTACGGGGGTGGGCTGCTGGTGGGTTACGTGGCCGGCTTCCTGGCGACGTACATCTTCGGCTTCACGCAGCCAATGCTGGAGGAGCTGTCGGTCTCCCCGGTCCCTGCGGAGACCGCCCCCCAGGAACCGGCCAAGGTCTGA
- a CDS encoding ABC transporter ATP-binding protein, whose product MYELNGVHKRYRRGKDTVQALDGVDLVIEDGGRLVIQGPTGGGKSTLLQMLGGLDRPTEGSVVLDGIDLATLPEARLTRVRAEKIGFVFQSFNLIPTLTAQENVETALVPLRLKASERRERAAEALASVGLGERHGHVPGELSGGQQQRVAIARALVKRPAVLLADEPTGNLDESMRDEIMDLLEGLWEEHTLTFVMVTHDSALARRAPRLAVIRKGRVTIKEQTAGVG is encoded by the coding sequence ATGTACGAACTCAATGGCGTCCATAAGCGCTATCGGCGCGGCAAGGACACCGTGCAGGCCCTCGACGGGGTGGACCTGGTCATCGAGGACGGCGGGCGGCTGGTGATCCAGGGGCCGACGGGCGGTGGCAAGTCCACGCTGCTGCAGATGCTCGGCGGCCTGGACCGGCCGACGGAGGGAAGCGTGGTCCTCGACGGGATCGACCTCGCGACCCTGCCGGAGGCGAGGCTCACGCGGGTGCGGGCGGAGAAGATCGGCTTCGTCTTCCAGAGTTTCAACCTGATCCCCACGCTGACCGCGCAGGAGAACGTGGAGACCGCGCTCGTACCGCTCCGCCTGAAGGCGTCCGAGCGCCGCGAGCGGGCGGCGGAGGCGCTGGCCTCGGTCGGACTCGGGGAACGGCACGGGCATGTGCCCGGGGAGCTGTCGGGTGGGCAGCAGCAGCGGGTGGCGATCGCGCGGGCGCTGGTCAAGCGGCCGGCGGTGCTGCTGGCCGACGAGCCGACCGGCAATCTCGACGAGTCGATGCGCGACGAGATCATGGATCTGCTGGAGGGGTTGTGGGAGGAGCACACGCTGACGTTCGTGATGGTCACGCATGACTCGGCGCTGGCGAGGAGGGCGCCGAGGCTGGCGGTGATCAGGAAGGGGCGGGTGACGATCAAGGAACAGACGGCGGGGGTGGGGTGA
- a CDS encoding ABC transporter permease produces MFFTYLRRELRRRRKAALVVASGLALGIALVIVVNSVSSGMTRAQDKVLESLYGLGTDMTVTKAAAPPGEGDTARRPRFEFDANDSDDDAEQSQDIVMVEGFETLAATTVAQVGKQDGVADAVGGLSVRVMKVNGEFKRGEIEPGQQQPGQGGGGTTGGSGGSGGGTVRGGGAAFDVNSYTVYGTDVAHQGLGPLTSSKITSGRTFKTTETAAKVVVVDSAYAKEQKLTVGKKLTISGTAFTIIGITTADSGDAAANVYLPLAQAQTLADAKSKVTTVYVRAADSQQIDGVKQAIQKNISGTTVTTSADLADTVSGSLSTASDLAAGVGKWLSYLVLAAAFLVAGLLTSAAVSRRVREFGTLKALGWKSGRVTRQVAGEALVNGLVGGALGIGIGLLGAWLITSFSPTLTAQLGGAGGGAAGGGRALGGGGGPVRESASKALDIALTAPVSLTTIGLAVALAVAGGLVAGGFGGWRASRLRPADALRRVE; encoded by the coding sequence ATGTTCTTCACCTACCTCCGGCGCGAGCTGCGCCGCCGCAGAAAAGCGGCGCTTGTCGTCGCCTCGGGGCTCGCCCTCGGGATCGCGCTGGTCATCGTCGTCAACTCGGTGTCGTCCGGGATGACTCGCGCCCAGGACAAGGTCCTGGAGTCGCTGTACGGGCTCGGCACCGACATGACCGTCACCAAGGCCGCCGCGCCGCCCGGGGAGGGGGACACCGCGAGGCGGCCCCGCTTCGAGTTCGACGCCAACGACAGCGACGACGACGCCGAGCAGAGCCAGGACATCGTCATGGTCGAGGGGTTCGAGACCCTCGCCGCCACGACCGTCGCGCAGGTCGGCAAGCAGGACGGCGTCGCGGACGCGGTCGGCGGGCTGAGTGTGCGCGTGATGAAGGTCAACGGGGAGTTCAAGCGCGGGGAGATCGAGCCGGGGCAGCAGCAGCCCGGGCAGGGTGGCGGAGGCACGACCGGCGGGTCCGGCGGGTCCGGCGGCGGTACGGTGCGCGGCGGCGGGGCCGCGTTCGACGTCAACTCGTACACCGTGTACGGAACAGATGTCGCCCATCAGGGGCTTGGGCCGCTGACCTCCTCGAAGATCACCTCGGGGCGTACCTTCAAGACGACAGAGACCGCCGCCAAGGTCGTCGTCGTGGACAGCGCGTACGCCAAGGAGCAGAAGCTCACGGTCGGCAAGAAGCTGACCATCTCCGGTACGGCGTTCACCATCATCGGGATCACGACGGCCGACAGCGGGGACGCGGCCGCCAATGTCTATCTGCCGCTCGCCCAGGCGCAGACGCTCGCCGATGCGAAGAGCAAGGTCACCACGGTCTACGTGCGGGCGGCCGACTCGCAGCAGATCGACGGCGTCAAGCAGGCCATCCAGAAGAACATCTCCGGTACCACGGTCACGACGTCGGCCGACCTCGCCGACACCGTCTCCGGGTCGCTGTCCACCGCGTCCGACCTCGCGGCGGGTGTCGGCAAGTGGCTCTCGTACCTGGTGCTGGCGGCGGCGTTCCTGGTCGCCGGACTGCTCACGTCGGCGGCGGTGAGCCGGCGGGTGCGGGAGTTCGGCACGCTGAAGGCGCTGGGCTGGAAGAGCGGCCGGGTCACCCGGCAGGTGGCCGGCGAGGCGCTGGTCAACGGGCTGGTCGGCGGGGCGCTCGGGATCGGGATCGGGCTGCTGGGGGCGTGGCTGATCACGTCGTTCAGCCCGACGCTCACCGCGCAGCTCGGCGGCGCGGGGGGCGGCGCGGCCGGTGGCGGCCGGGCCCTCGGCGGGGGCGGCGGGCCCGTCAGGGAGTCCGCGTCCAAGGCGCTGGACATCGCGCTCACCGCACCGGTCTCGCTGACGACGATCGGGCTGGCCGTGGCGCTCGCGGTGGCGGGCGGTCTGGTCGCGGGCGGCTTCGGCGGCTGGCGCGCGTCGCGGCTGCGGCCGGCGGACGCGCTGCGCCGTGTCGAGTAG
- a CDS encoding helix-turn-helix domain-containing protein produces the protein MPGPKDLDPSSSPRALLGAELRHSREKAELTQEELGAPLFVSGSFIGQLEAGTRRMQPEYAQKLDEMLETNGFFERNCEALNKSRYPNHFAEAVEAEAIATTIKQYAPLLIPGLLQTQAYATALCRAYRPTAPDAEIDELVDARLHRARLLDDPTTTLFWTVLDEATLRRPVGGPATMAEALSHVCQQVRRHRIIAQVLPFSAGAIAAIGGSIKLMHFPDAPPLAYIDGVGTGQLLDDPATVARHELTYDLLRASALSPEASLALMESAAEDYAHGDQQP, from the coding sequence ATGCCTGGACCGAAGGACCTCGACCCGTCCTCGTCGCCGAGGGCGCTGCTGGGCGCGGAGCTGCGCCATTCGAGGGAGAAGGCGGAGCTCACCCAGGAGGAGCTGGGCGCACCCCTGTTCGTGAGCGGCTCGTTCATCGGCCAGTTGGAGGCGGGGACGAGGCGGATGCAGCCGGAGTACGCGCAGAAGCTGGACGAGATGCTGGAGACGAACGGCTTCTTCGAGCGCAACTGCGAGGCTCTGAACAAGTCCCGTTATCCCAACCACTTCGCCGAGGCGGTGGAGGCGGAAGCGATCGCGACGACGATCAAGCAGTACGCGCCGCTGCTGATCCCGGGCCTGTTGCAGACGCAGGCGTACGCGACAGCGCTGTGCCGCGCATACCGACCGACGGCACCGGACGCGGAGATCGACGAATTGGTCGACGCGCGACTCCATCGCGCACGTCTGCTCGACGATCCAACAACGACCTTGTTTTGGACCGTCTTGGATGAGGCGACTCTGCGACGACCGGTAGGCGGGCCAGCAACGATGGCAGAGGCGTTGAGCCATGTGTGCCAGCAAGTCAGGCGTCACAGAATCATCGCGCAGGTGCTGCCGTTCAGCGCAGGTGCCATCGCCGCCATCGGCGGCAGCATCAAGCTGATGCACTTCCCCGACGCACCCCCGCTCGCCTACATCGACGGCGTCGGCACAGGCCAGTTGTTGGACGATCCGGCAACGGTCGCTCGGCACGAACTGACCTACGATCTGCTCAGGGCCAGCGCATTGTCACCGGAAGCATCCCTGGCCCTGATGGAATCAGCCGCAGAGGATTACGCCCATGGAGATCAGCAGCCCTGA
- a CDS encoding DUF397 domain-containing protein: MEISSPEYDLAAATWHKSSYSDGSGGDCLEVATWRKSTHSGPDGADCLEVADNHPDIVPVRDSKNPDGPKLVFPAVTWSAFIADLKQH; encoded by the coding sequence ATGGAGATCAGCAGCCCTGAGTACGACCTGGCCGCGGCGACCTGGCACAAGTCCAGCTATAGCGACGGCAGCGGCGGCGACTGCCTTGAGGTCGCCACCTGGCGCAAGTCCACTCACAGCGGCCCCGACGGCGCCGACTGCCTCGAAGTCGCTGACAACCACCCCGACATCGTCCCCGTCCGCGACTCCAAGAACCCCGACGGCCCGAAGCTCGTGTTCCCGGCCGTCACCTGGTCCGCCTTCATCGCGGATCTCAAGCAGCACTAG
- a CDS encoding peptidylprolyl isomerase, producing the protein MTTKIYFDITINDAPAGRINFNLYDDVVPKTAENFRALATGEKGFGFEGSSFHRVIPDFMLQGGDFTRGDGTGGKSIYGEKFADENFKLTHNRPGLLSMANAGPNTNGSQFFITTVLTPWLDGKHVVFGEVADDDSMALVKKIEGYGSQSGRTKAKITISGSGVL; encoded by the coding sequence ATGACCACCAAGATCTACTTCGACATCACCATCAACGACGCCCCCGCCGGGCGGATCAACTTCAACCTGTACGACGACGTCGTTCCCAAGACGGCGGAGAACTTCCGCGCGCTCGCCACCGGCGAGAAGGGCTTCGGCTTCGAGGGGTCCTCCTTCCACCGGGTCATCCCCGACTTCATGCTGCAGGGTGGCGACTTCACCCGGGGTGACGGCACGGGCGGCAAGAGCATCTACGGCGAGAAGTTCGCCGACGAGAACTTCAAGCTCACGCACAACCGGCCGGGCCTGCTCTCGATGGCCAACGCCGGCCCGAACACCAACGGCTCCCAGTTCTTCATCACCACCGTCCTGACCCCGTGGCTGGACGGCAAGCACGTCGTGTTCGGCGAGGTCGCCGACGACGACAGCATGGCGCTCGTCAAGAAGATCGAGGGCTACGGCTCGCAGAGCGGCCGCACCAAGGCCAAGATCACCATCTCCGGCTCCGGCGTCCTCTAG